One Streptomyces sp. P9-A2 DNA window includes the following coding sequences:
- a CDS encoding cytochrome ubiquinol oxidase subunit I: MLSTAALLANSTPAQLLPARELMAFTLASHILLVPFGVALPFITLLMHHRGLRRNDPVALTLARRWSAVMAVQFAVGVVTGTVLSFELGLLWPGMMGRWGDVFGLGFGIEAWAFFLEAVLIAIYLYGWRRLKPWTHFWLAVPLPLTALMGAFGIIAANSWMNTPQGFELDAQGNPVNVNVRQAIFTPIFGPEYWHFVVAMFLTAGYLVAGVYAVGWLRGRRDRYHRLGFTLPFTVAAILTPVQFMLGDSAARAVFHKQPIKFAAMELVWETDTHVPEYMFGRLHPDGTISGGLKIPQLDSILAGFRPDTKVTGLSSVAASDRPTATQATIAHWAFDIMVTIGSLLILLALWYAWSWWRHRDNPRSRWFYRCAALAGAACLVTVECGWITTEVGRQPWIVYNHMRVSEAVTDTRAESLWAMLAIVIVVYVAVFGAFLAVVLKMRTRWRIADEGHAAAHGGMAPETDTPYGPRGEPEPTATGAAPGGGSDRTPGGAL, encoded by the coding sequence ATGCTCAGCACAGCTGCCCTTCTGGCGAACAGCACCCCGGCCCAGCTCTTGCCGGCTCGCGAGCTGATGGCCTTCACCCTGGCCTCGCACATCCTGCTGGTCCCGTTCGGTGTGGCACTGCCGTTCATCACGTTGCTCATGCACCACCGGGGGCTGCGCCGCAACGATCCCGTCGCCCTCACGCTCGCCCGGCGCTGGTCGGCGGTGATGGCCGTCCAGTTCGCCGTCGGCGTCGTCACCGGCACCGTGCTGTCCTTCGAACTCGGCCTGCTGTGGCCCGGCATGATGGGCCGCTGGGGCGACGTCTTCGGCCTCGGGTTCGGCATCGAGGCCTGGGCGTTCTTCCTCGAGGCCGTCCTGATCGCGATCTACCTCTACGGCTGGCGCCGGCTCAAGCCGTGGACACACTTCTGGCTGGCCGTACCGCTGCCGCTGACGGCTTTGATGGGGGCGTTCGGCATCATCGCGGCCAACTCCTGGATGAACACCCCGCAGGGGTTCGAACTGGACGCCCAGGGCAATCCCGTCAACGTCAATGTGCGACAGGCGATCTTCACACCGATCTTCGGCCCGGAGTACTGGCACTTCGTGGTCGCGATGTTCCTGACCGCCGGCTACCTGGTCGCCGGCGTGTACGCGGTCGGCTGGCTGCGCGGGCGCCGCGACCGCTACCACCGACTCGGCTTCACGCTGCCGTTCACCGTGGCCGCGATCCTCACACCGGTCCAGTTCATGCTCGGCGACTCCGCCGCTCGCGCCGTCTTCCACAAGCAGCCGATCAAGTTCGCCGCCATGGAGCTCGTCTGGGAGACCGACACCCACGTACCGGAGTACATGTTCGGACGACTGCACCCCGACGGGACGATCTCCGGCGGACTCAAGATCCCCCAACTGGACTCGATCCTCGCCGGATTCAGGCCCGACACCAAGGTGACGGGCCTGTCGTCGGTCGCCGCGAGCGACCGCCCGACGGCGACTCAGGCCACCATCGCCCACTGGGCCTTCGACATCATGGTCACCATCGGCAGCCTGCTGATCCTGCTCGCGCTCTGGTACGCCTGGTCCTGGTGGCGCCATCGGGACAACCCCCGCAGCCGCTGGTTCTACCGCTGCGCCGCGCTCGCGGGGGCCGCCTGCCTGGTCACCGTCGAGTGCGGCTGGATCACCACCGAGGTCGGCCGCCAGCCCTGGATCGTCTACAACCACATGAGGGTCTCGGAGGCAGTGACCGACACCCGCGCCGAATCGCTGTGGGCGATGCTCGCCATCGTCATCGTCGTGTACGTGGCCGTCTTCGGCGCGTTCCTCGCGGTCGTCCTGAAGATGCGAACTCGCTGGCGCATCGCCGACGAGGGCCATGCCGCCGCGCACGGCGGCATGGCCCCGGAGACCGACACCCCCTACGGGCCCAGAGGCGAGCCGGAGCCCACGGCCACCGGGGCCGCGCCAGGTGGCGGGTCCGACCGCACCCCCGGCGGTGCACTCTGA
- a CDS encoding NAD(P)/FAD-dependent oxidoreductase — protein sequence MQDHVTPRRVVILGGGFAGLFAARALRRSPVAVTVVDRRAHHLFQPLLYQCASGILSEGQIAQPLRGVLRRHHNVSCLLAEATDVDVKARLVHARRPDGGAVELPYDDLIVAVGMRQSYFGHDEFAAHAPGMKTLDDALDIRRRIYRAFEMAETAADDRERRQWLTFALVGGGPTGVELAGQIREIAGHTLDREFQTIDSAQARVLLFEGSDEVLGAFGHPLAHRAARTLRNLGVELHLGTMVTDIDEHGLTVRHHDGRTTRFDARTVLWTAGVEAPPVAAALARATGADQDRAGRILVEPDLTVPGHPEIRVTGDVMSLNRLPGLAEVAMQSGAYAGRMVRHAVEGRTKKPKPFKYVDLGSAAYIARGRAVVKAGPLHLSGFTGWLAWLFIHLAFLTGFRSRLGAVLSWSVAFASSSRRERAFTMPDTDASATRAPGPKAPPPPP from the coding sequence ATGCAGGACCACGTCACGCCCCGCCGGGTGGTGATCCTCGGCGGGGGGTTCGCCGGGCTGTTCGCCGCTCGCGCCCTGCGGCGGTCACCGGTCGCGGTGACTGTGGTCGACCGCCGCGCCCACCACCTTTTCCAACCGTTGCTCTACCAGTGCGCCTCCGGCATCCTGTCCGAGGGGCAGATCGCGCAACCGCTCCGCGGGGTCCTGCGTCGTCACCACAACGTGAGCTGCCTGCTCGCCGAGGCCACCGACGTGGATGTCAAAGCCCGGCTGGTCCACGCCCGGCGGCCCGACGGCGGAGCTGTCGAGTTGCCCTACGACGATCTGATCGTCGCGGTCGGCATGCGCCAGTCCTACTTCGGGCACGACGAGTTCGCCGCGCACGCGCCCGGCATGAAGACGCTGGACGACGCGCTGGACATCCGCCGACGGATCTACCGGGCGTTCGAGATGGCCGAAACGGCGGCAGACGACCGGGAACGGCGGCAGTGGCTCACCTTCGCGCTCGTCGGCGGCGGGCCGACCGGTGTCGAACTCGCCGGACAGATCCGGGAGATCGCCGGCCACACGCTCGACCGGGAGTTCCAGACGATCGACTCCGCCCAGGCCCGGGTGCTGCTCTTCGAGGGATCCGACGAGGTGCTGGGGGCATTCGGCCACCCACTGGCCCACCGTGCGGCCCGGACCCTGCGGAACCTCGGCGTGGAGCTTCACCTGGGCACGATGGTCACCGACATCGATGAGCACGGCCTGACGGTACGTCACCATGACGGCAGGACGACCCGGTTCGACGCACGCACCGTGTTGTGGACGGCCGGGGTCGAGGCGCCACCCGTCGCCGCCGCGCTGGCGCGGGCAACCGGCGCCGACCAGGACCGGGCCGGACGCATCCTGGTCGAACCCGACCTCACCGTCCCCGGCCATCCGGAGATCCGCGTCACGGGCGACGTGATGAGCCTGAACCGGCTGCCGGGCCTGGCCGAGGTGGCCATGCAGTCCGGTGCGTACGCGGGCCGGATGGTTCGCCACGCCGTGGAAGGCAGGACGAAGAAACCGAAGCCCTTCAAGTACGTGGATCTCGGCAGCGCCGCCTACATCGCCCGCGGCCGGGCCGTCGTCAAGGCCGGCCCGCTCCATCTTTCGGGTTTCACCGGCTGGCTCGCCTGGCTCTTCATCCACCTGGCCTTCCTCACCGGATTCCGCAGCAGGCTGGGAGCGGTGCTCAGCTGGTCCGTCGCCTTCGCCAGCAGCTCGCGCCGTGAACGCGCCTTCACCATGCCCGACACCGACGCGTCGGCCACCCGGGCGCCCGGGCCGAAGGCGCCTCCGCCGCCTCCCTGA
- a CDS encoding SDR family oxidoreductase, which yields MAGNVSESRGVVSAQLLRGQKALVTGANSGIGLATAVALGRAGADVVVNYVVGADDADKVVAEIEGFGVRAYAHEADVSDEDQVTAMVARMVEEFGTIDIMVANAGLQRDAAVTEMTLAQWQKVIDVNLTGQFLCAREAAKEFIRRGVVEEVSRSAGKIICMSSVHQIVPWSGHVNYASSKGGVGMLMQTLAQELAPQRIRVNAVAPGAIRTPINRDAWSTPEAEADLLRLIPYRRVGDPDDIANAVVAMASDLLDYVVGTTLYVDGGMTLFPGFATGG from the coding sequence GTGGCAGGAAACGTCAGCGAGAGCCGCGGGGTGGTGTCCGCGCAGCTTCTCAGGGGCCAGAAGGCGCTGGTGACCGGTGCCAACTCGGGCATCGGCCTGGCGACCGCCGTTGCCCTGGGCCGGGCCGGAGCGGACGTCGTGGTGAACTACGTCGTCGGTGCGGACGATGCCGACAAGGTCGTGGCGGAGATCGAGGGCTTCGGGGTCCGCGCCTACGCTCACGAGGCCGACGTGTCCGACGAGGACCAGGTGACCGCCATGGTCGCGCGGATGGTCGAGGAGTTCGGCACCATCGACATCATGGTGGCCAACGCGGGCCTCCAGCGGGACGCGGCCGTGACGGAGATGACGCTCGCCCAGTGGCAGAAGGTCATCGATGTCAACCTGACCGGCCAGTTCCTGTGCGCAAGGGAGGCCGCCAAGGAGTTCATCCGGCGCGGCGTCGTGGAGGAAGTGTCCCGGTCGGCCGGGAAGATCATCTGCATGAGCTCGGTCCACCAGATCGTCCCGTGGTCGGGGCACGTGAACTACGCCTCCTCCAAGGGCGGTGTGGGCATGCTGATGCAGACCCTCGCCCAGGAGCTGGCCCCCCAGCGGATCAGGGTCAACGCGGTCGCACCCGGCGCCATCCGCACCCCGATCAACCGCGACGCCTGGTCCACCCCCGAGGCTGAGGCCGACCTGCTGCGCCTCATCCCGTACCGCCGCGTGGGCGACCCGGACGACATCGCCAACGCCGTCGTCGCCATGGCATCCGACCTGCTCGACTACGTCGTGGGCACCACCCTCTACGTCGACGGCGGAATGACGCTCTTCCCCGGCTTCGCCACCGGAGGCTGA
- a CDS encoding transposase: MPAPRKYPLELRERAVRMYRAAEPKPVIRRMAEELGVHHEALMTPAWAGFGSSS; this comes from the coding sequence ATGCCTGCCCCGAGGAAGTACCCGCTGGAGTTGCGTGAGCGTGCGGTGCGGATGTATCGCGCCGCGGAGCCGAAGCCCGTGATCCGCCGCATGGCTGAAGAACTCGGTGTCCATCACGAGGCCCTCATGACACCAGCCTGGGCAGGGTTCGGGAGCAGCTCGTAG
- a CDS encoding GNAT family N-acetyltransferase, which yields MSDLHIRCAALSDIDTVLRFWRDAAEGTSISDDHDGVARLITRDPEALLLAERDGILTGTVIAGFDGWRCSAYRLAVHPDHRRQGIATALLEAAEQRFAALGGRRVDAMVLEANEQAHHTWAAGGYHREDRWRRWVKPL from the coding sequence ATGAGCGATCTTCACATCCGCTGCGCCGCCCTCTCGGACATCGACACCGTGCTGCGGTTCTGGCGCGACGCCGCGGAAGGAACCAGCATCAGCGACGACCACGACGGGGTGGCCCGACTCATCACACGAGACCCCGAAGCCCTGCTCCTCGCAGAACGCGACGGCATCCTCACCGGAACCGTCATAGCCGGCTTCGACGGATGGCGATGCTCCGCCTACCGACTCGCCGTACACCCCGACCACCGTCGGCAGGGCATCGCCACCGCCCTGCTGGAAGCCGCAGAACAACGCTTCGCCGCCCTGGGCGGGCGACGCGTCGACGCCATGGTCCTGGAAGCCAACGAACAGGCCCACCACACGTGGGCCGCGGGTGGCTACCATCGCGAGGACCGCTGGCGGCGCTGGGTCAAACCGTTGTAG
- a CDS encoding hemolysin family protein, with amino-acid sequence MTEVLLLLVAILLSLACGAFVAAEFSLTTVERSDLERAAERGERGAPGALKAVRNLTFQLSGAQLGITVTNLVVGMLSEPSIAALISGPLESVGASESVASSLALVLGTALSTVFLMVVGELVPKNWAISSPLAVAKNVGNAQRWFSAAFRPFISHLNNTANRIVRRFGVEPAEELASARGPQELAALARHSAKAGALEADTAELFVRTLNLADLTAENVMTPRVQVVALEVQATCEDVANATRATGLSRFPVYRGTFDSVVGTAHIKDVLAVPAERRTRVRVSEMMREPLLVPESLTVDRLLDRLSGRRTMAVVIDEYGGTAGVATLEDIVEEVVGEVRDEHDPHETPDLARTGSDEEGHDLFSADGSARVDQLARVGLRAPDGPYETLAGLVATELGRIPAVGDTLEVAGWRMEVLDATGRRAARVLLHAPLADAHPQDAAGESVGARSSTGSDGGTDGRRHGTTREKRARR; translated from the coding sequence ATGACCGAGGTACTCCTTCTCCTGGTGGCGATCCTGCTCTCCCTCGCGTGCGGCGCGTTCGTCGCGGCCGAGTTCTCCCTCACCACGGTCGAGCGGTCCGACCTGGAACGGGCGGCGGAGCGCGGCGAGCGCGGCGCCCCCGGTGCGCTCAAGGCCGTACGGAACCTGACCTTCCAGCTCTCCGGCGCACAGCTCGGCATCACGGTCACCAACCTGGTGGTCGGCATGCTCTCCGAGCCGTCGATCGCCGCGCTGATCTCCGGCCCGCTGGAGAGCGTCGGTGCCTCCGAGTCGGTGGCGAGCTCCCTGGCCCTGGTGCTCGGCACCGCGCTGTCGACCGTCTTCCTGATGGTGGTCGGCGAACTGGTGCCCAAGAACTGGGCGATCTCGTCGCCGCTGGCCGTCGCCAAGAACGTGGGCAACGCGCAGCGCTGGTTCAGTGCCGCCTTCCGCCCCTTCATCTCGCACCTGAACAACACGGCCAACCGCATAGTGCGCCGCTTCGGTGTGGAGCCCGCGGAGGAACTGGCCTCCGCGCGCGGCCCCCAGGAGCTGGCGGCGCTGGCCCGGCACTCCGCCAAGGCGGGCGCCCTGGAGGCCGACACTGCGGAGCTGTTCGTCCGTACCCTGAACCTCGCCGATCTCACCGCGGAGAACGTGATGACCCCGCGCGTCCAGGTCGTCGCACTGGAGGTCCAGGCGACCTGCGAGGACGTGGCGAACGCGACCCGGGCGACGGGCCTGTCACGGTTCCCGGTGTACCGCGGCACCTTCGACTCGGTGGTCGGCACCGCGCACATCAAGGACGTACTGGCGGTGCCTGCCGAGCGCCGCACCCGGGTCCGCGTGTCGGAGATGATGCGCGAGCCGCTGCTGGTCCCGGAATCACTCACCGTCGACCGGCTGCTGGACCGGCTCTCCGGCCGGCGCACCATGGCCGTGGTGATCGACGAGTACGGCGGTACGGCGGGCGTGGCCACACTGGAGGACATCGTCGAGGAGGTCGTCGGAGAGGTCCGCGACGAGCACGACCCGCACGAGACCCCCGACCTGGCCCGGACGGGTTCGGACGAGGAGGGGCACGACCTGTTCTCGGCCGACGGCTCCGCGCGCGTGGACCAGCTCGCGCGGGTGGGCCTGCGCGCGCCGGACGGGCCGTACGAGACCCTGGCCGGGCTCGTGGCCACCGAGCTGGGCCGGATCCCCGCCGTCGGCGACACCCTGGAGGTAGCCGGCTGGCGGATGGAGGTACTGGACGCCACCGGCCGCCGCGCGGCACGCGTACTGCTGCACGCGCCGCTCGCCGACGCGCACCCGCAGGACGCTGCCGGCGAAAGCGTGGGCGCCAGGTCGAGCACGGGGTCGGACGGCGGGACGGACGGCAGGAGACACGGCACGACGCGTGAGAAGAGGGCCCGGCGATGA
- a CDS encoding hemolysin family protein has product MIAVQLLIGLATLVVNAFFVGAEFALISVRRSQIEPYAEQGDRRAKNVLWGLEHVSALMAAAQLGITLCTLVLGVVAEPAIAHLLEPAFHSLGVPAGAGHAVSFVIALSLATYLHMLLGEMVPKNIALAEPVRSALLLGPPLVALSRALRPVIFTINAFANTLLRLLRVEVRDEIVATFSDAELAQMVKDSGEAGLIDDRAQERLNDVLELGRRPVRDVVLPLESVVYARVGVTPEGLEQLSAESGYSRFPVVDEGRRIVGYLHVKDALNASPRDMPFLLRDMRSIARVRESTPMDDVLTAMRGSRTHLAAVLGSDGRLAGLVTMEDVLQKLFGQRA; this is encoded by the coding sequence ATGATTGCCGTACAACTGCTGATCGGTCTGGCGACGCTGGTCGTCAACGCCTTCTTCGTGGGTGCCGAGTTCGCGCTGATCTCGGTGCGCCGCAGCCAGATCGAGCCGTATGCCGAACAGGGCGACCGGCGAGCCAAGAACGTGCTGTGGGGCCTCGAGCACGTGTCTGCCCTGATGGCGGCCGCGCAGCTCGGCATCACGCTGTGCACCCTGGTCCTCGGTGTGGTCGCGGAGCCGGCCATCGCGCACCTGTTGGAACCGGCGTTCCATTCGCTGGGCGTGCCGGCCGGCGCGGGGCACGCGGTGTCCTTCGTGATCGCCCTGTCGCTCGCGACGTATCTGCACATGCTGCTGGGCGAGATGGTGCCGAAGAACATCGCCCTCGCGGAACCCGTGCGCAGCGCGCTGCTGCTCGGTCCGCCGCTGGTGGCGCTGTCCCGGGCGCTGCGCCCGGTGATCTTCACGATCAATGCCTTCGCCAACACGCTGCTGCGGCTGCTGCGGGTCGAGGTGCGCGACGAGATCGTGGCCACCTTCTCCGACGCGGAGCTGGCGCAGATGGTGAAGGACTCCGGCGAGGCGGGCCTGATCGACGACCGCGCGCAGGAGCGTCTGAACGACGTGCTGGAACTCGGCCGCCGGCCGGTGCGGGACGTGGTGCTGCCGCTGGAGAGCGTGGTCTACGCGCGCGTGGGTGTCACTCCCGAGGGGCTGGAGCAGCTCTCGGCCGAGTCCGGGTACTCCCGCTTCCCGGTGGTGGACGAGGGCCGGCGGATCGTCGGCTACCTGCACGTGAAGGACGCTCTCAACGCCTCACCGCGCGACATGCCGTTCCTGCTGCGGGACATGCGCTCCATCGCACGGGTGCGGGAGAGCACGCCGATGGACGACGTCCTCACCGCGATGCGCGGCAGCCGTACGCACCTGGCGGCCGTGCTCGGGTCGGACGGGCGGCTGGCGGGGCTGGTGACGATGGAGGACGTGCTGCAGAAGCTGTTCGGCCAGCGGGCCTGA
- a CDS encoding SGNH/GDSL hydrolase family protein, translated as MQTNPTHTSLVAVGDSFTEGMSDLLPDGTYRGWADLLASRMAAVAPGFRYANLAVRGKLIRQIVDEQVEEAAAMRADVVTLVGGLNDTLRPKCDMVMVRDLLTEAVERLAPHCEQLVLMRSPARQGPVQERFRPRMEALFTCVDELAERHGALVVDLYGAPSLSDQRLWDVDRLHLTADGHRRVAEAVWQTLGYPPEDPEWQLPPAATLPPNWSARRVADARFARQHLLPWISRRLTGRSSGDGLPPKRPELLPYDVR; from the coding sequence ATGCAGACGAACCCCACTCACACCAGCCTGGTCGCGGTCGGCGACTCCTTCACCGAGGGCATGTCGGACCTGCTGCCCGACGGCACGTACCGGGGGTGGGCCGACCTCCTCGCCTCACGGATGGCGGCCGTCGCTCCCGGGTTCCGGTATGCCAATCTCGCGGTGCGCGGCAAGCTGATCCGCCAGATCGTCGACGAGCAGGTGGAGGAGGCGGCGGCCATGCGGGCCGACGTGGTCACCCTGGTCGGCGGGCTGAACGACACGCTGCGGCCCAAGTGCGACATGGTCATGGTGCGGGACCTGCTGACCGAGGCGGTGGAGCGGCTGGCCCCGCACTGCGAGCAACTGGTGCTGATGCGCAGCCCGGCACGTCAGGGCCCCGTGCAGGAGCGCTTCCGGCCGCGCATGGAGGCGCTGTTCACCTGTGTCGACGAGCTGGCCGAACGACACGGCGCGCTGGTCGTGGACCTGTACGGGGCGCCCTCGCTCAGCGATCAGCGGCTGTGGGACGTGGACCGGCTGCACCTGACGGCCGACGGGCACCGCCGGGTCGCGGAGGCGGTGTGGCAGACACTGGGCTACCCGCCCGAGGACCCCGAGTGGCAGCTGCCCCCGGCGGCCACGCTGCCGCCGAACTGGTCTGCGCGCCGGGTCGCGGACGCCAGGTTCGCACGGCAGCACCTGCTCCCGTGGATCAGCCGCCGCCTCACCGGCCGCTCCTCGGGCGACGGTCTCCCGCCGAAGCGCCCCGAGCTACTGCCGTACGACGTGCGGTGA
- the purB gene encoding adenylosuccinate lyase: MTAAPAKPRIPNVLAGRYASAELATLWSPEQKVRLERQLWLAVLRAQKDLGVEVPDAAIADYERVLDTVDLASIAEREKVTRHDVKARIEEFNDLAGHEHVHKGMTSRDLTENVEQLQVRLSLELMRDRTVAVLARLGRLAGEYGELVMAGRSHNVAAQATTLGKRFATAADELLVAYGRLEELLGRYPLRGIKGPVGTAQDMLDLLGGDADRLAELERRIAGHLGFAEAFTSVGQVYPRSLDYEVVTALVQLAAAPSSLAKTVRLMAGHELVTEGFKPGQVGSSAMPHKMNTRSCERVNGLMVILRGYASMTGELAGDQWNEGDVSCSVVRRVALPDAFFALDGLLETFLTVLDEFGAFPAVVARELDRYLPFLATTKVLMGAVRAGVGREVAHEAIKENAVATALAMRERGAERNDLLDKLAADERIPLDRSALDALMADKLSFTGAASAQVAAVVGRVDEIVKQHPEAAGYTPGAIL; the protein is encoded by the coding sequence GTGACTGCTGCGCCCGCCAAGCCCCGTATCCCGAACGTCCTCGCCGGACGTTACGCCTCCGCCGAGCTCGCCACGCTCTGGTCGCCCGAGCAGAAGGTGAGGCTGGAGCGACAGCTCTGGCTCGCCGTACTGCGGGCGCAGAAGGACCTCGGTGTCGAGGTGCCGGACGCCGCGATCGCCGACTACGAGCGGGTCCTCGACACCGTCGACCTGGCCTCGATCGCCGAGCGCGAGAAGGTCACCCGGCACGATGTGAAGGCACGGATCGAGGAGTTCAACGACCTCGCCGGGCACGAGCACGTGCACAAGGGGATGACCTCCCGCGACCTCACCGAGAACGTGGAGCAGTTGCAGGTCCGGCTGTCGCTGGAGCTGATGCGCGACCGTACGGTGGCGGTGCTGGCCCGGCTCGGCAGGCTGGCCGGTGAGTACGGCGAGCTGGTCATGGCCGGCCGCTCGCACAATGTGGCGGCCCAGGCCACCACGCTCGGCAAGCGCTTCGCCACCGCCGCCGACGAGCTTCTCGTCGCGTACGGCCGACTGGAGGAGCTGCTGGGCCGTTATCCGCTGCGGGGCATCAAGGGCCCGGTCGGTACGGCGCAGGACATGCTGGACCTGCTGGGCGGCGACGCGGACCGGCTCGCGGAGCTGGAGCGGCGGATCGCCGGGCACCTGGGGTTCGCCGAGGCGTTCACCTCGGTCGGCCAGGTATATCCGCGGTCGCTGGACTACGAGGTGGTGACCGCGCTGGTGCAGCTGGCGGCGGCGCCGTCGTCGCTGGCGAAGACGGTCCGGCTGATGGCCGGGCACGAGCTGGTCACCGAGGGCTTCAAGCCGGGCCAGGTCGGCTCGTCCGCGATGCCGCACAAGATGAACACCCGCTCCTGCGAGCGCGTCAACGGTCTGATGGTGATCCTGCGCGGCTACGCCTCGATGACCGGGGAGCTGGCGGGCGACCAGTGGAACGAGGGCGACGTGTCCTGTTCGGTGGTGCGCCGGGTGGCGCTTCCCGACGCGTTCTTCGCGCTCGACGGTCTGCTGGAGACGTTCCTGACGGTGCTCGACGAGTTCGGCGCGTTCCCGGCGGTCGTCGCCCGGGAGCTGGACCGCTATCTGCCGTTCCTCGCCACCACCAAGGTGCTGATGGGCGCGGTGCGCGCGGGTGTCGGCCGTGAGGTCGCGCACGAGGCGATCAAGGAGAACGCCGTCGCCACGGCCCTCGCGATGCGTGAGCGGGGCGCCGAGCGCAATGACCTGCTCGACAAGCTCGCGGCCGACGAGCGGATCCCCCTCGACAGGTCCGCACTGGACGCGCTGATGGCGGACAAGCTGTCGTTCACGGGTGCCGCGAGCGCCCAGGTCGCCGCCGTCGTGGGCCGTGTCGACGAGATCGTCAAGCAGCACCCGGAGGCCGCCGGCTACACGCCTGGGGCCATTCTCTGA
- a CDS encoding putative transporter small subunit, with amino-acid sequence MTVALSVYVLMWPVVVAVVLFVISRGFFREWLEARRNGQDMI; translated from the coding sequence GTGACCGTCGCCCTGAGCGTCTACGTCCTGATGTGGCCCGTCGTCGTGGCCGTCGTCCTGTTCGTGATCAGCCGTGGATTCTTCCGCGAGTGGCTCGAAGCCCGTCGCAACGGCCAGGACATGATCTGA